The window ATTTTGTTCACGACGCTTGTTTAACTCTGCATCTACGTCTTTAACTAAAACGCGAGTACTTTGTTTAGGAACTTCGATACCCTTGTAGTCACCTAATTTAACTTCTGGCTTAACAGAAACAGTAGCCTTCATTTCCCAAGGCTTGTTTTTATCCATTGAAACAGGAGTGATTTGTGGTTGGCCAACTGGATCAATACCAGCTTCTTTAACTGCAGCAGCGTAAGCTTCTGGTAAAACAATGTTTAAAGCATCTTCGTAAAGAGCTTCTTCACCATAAAATTGGTCAAAAACAACACGAGAAACGTGGCCCTTACGGAAACCAGGTACACGCAAGTTCTTCTTAACACGTTTGAAAGCTTGATCTAAGCCTTTTTTTACTTCTTCTTGTGAGATTTCAAAAGTTAATTCACCGGATGTTTTACCGGTCTTTTCCCATTTTACAGACATTAATTAAATACCTCCGATGTCAAATTTGGGTTTGCTATTGCACACTTAACTATCTTACCCTAAACGCTGCTAAAACACAAATATAGGGAGAAGATTTTAAAATTTTGGATAAAAAAAAGATGTATCCGAAGATACATCTTTTTTAGATAGATTGGAATTAGTCAAGAATTTCAGTAACTTGACCAGCACCAACAGTCTTACCACCTTCACGGATAGTAAACTTAGTACCCTTTTCAATGGCAACTGGCTTGATCAATTCAACAGTGAATTCAACGTTATCACCAGGCATAACCATTTCGGTACCTTCTGGCAATTCAATCTTACCAGTTACATCAGTAGTGTGGAAGTAGAATTGTGGACGGTAATCTGAGAAGAATGGAGTGTGACGACCACCTTCATCTTTGTTCAAGATATAAACTTGACCCTTGAACTTCTTGTGGGTTTGGATTGAACCAGGTGCAGCTAAAACTTGACCACGTTCAACTTGGTCACGGTCAATACCACGAAGCAATACACCAACGTTATCGCCGGCTTCACCAAGATCAAGAGTCTTGTGGAACATTTCCAAACCAGTAACAGTTGATTTTTCAACCTTGTCAGTTAAACCAACGATTTCAACTTCGTCACCGACTTTAACAGTACCACGGTCAATACGACCAGAAGCAACAGTACCACGACCAGTGATAGTAAATACGTCTTCAACTGGCATTAAGAATGGCTTGTCAGTATCACGTTCTGGAGTTGGGATGTATTCGTCAACAGTTTCCATTAATTTTCTGATAACGTCTTGTTGTTCTGGGTCACCTTGAAGTGCCTTCAAAGCTGAACCACGGATAACAGGAACATCGTCACCAGGGTAATCGTATTCAGTTAACAAGTCACGTACTTCCATTTCAACCAAGTCGATCAATTCTGGATCGTCAACTAAGTCAACCTTGTTTAAGAATACAACGATGTACTTAACACCAACTTGACGAGCAAGTAAGATGTGTTCACGAGTTTGTGGCATAGGACCATCAGTTGCAGCAAC of the Lactobacillus gasseri ATCC 33323 = JCM 1131 genome contains:
- the tuf gene encoding elongation factor Tu, with the protein product MAEKEHYERTKPHVNIGTIGHVDHGKTTLTAAITTVLAEDGLAQAEDYSQIDAAPEEKERGITINTAHVEYETKNRHYAHMDAPGHADYIKNMITGAAQMDGAILVVAATDGPMPQTREHILLARQVGVKYIVVFLNKVDLVDDPELIDLVEMEVRDLLTEYDYPGDDVPVIRGSALKALQGDPEQQDVIRKLMETVDEYIPTPERDTDKPFLMPVEDVFTITGRGTVASGRIDRGTVKVGDEVEIVGLTDKVEKSTVTGLEMFHKTLDLGEAGDNVGVLLRGIDRDQVERGQVLAAPGSIQTHKKFKGQVYILNKDEGGRHTPFFSDYRPQFYFHTTDVTGKIELPEGTEMVMPGDNVEFTVELIKPVAIEKGTKFTIREGGKTVGAGQVTEILD